The window CTTTTATGCCGGAAGCTTTGGATTGACTGAACCTAACGCAGGTTCCGATCCCGCCGCTATGAGAACCACCGCAGTATTAGATGGGGATCACTGGGTGTTAAATGGCAGAAAGATCTTCATAAGCAGTGCCGAATATGCGGGTTTGTTTGTTGTATGGGCGGTTACAGATAAGTCTGCACCAAAAGGGAAGGGGATTAGTGCCTTTTTGGTAGAGCCTGATTTCCCCGGGTTTTCTGTGGGCAAAGACGAACTAAAAATGGGGCAAGTTGGATCGTCCACTAATGAACTCATTCTGGAAGATTGTCGAGTGCCGAAAGAGAATCTGCTTGGGGGATTGAATCAGGGCTTCCGAATAGCTGTTACCGAGCTTGGTGGAGGACGTATAGGTATAGGCTCCATGGCTCTGGGAATAGGTTTAGCTGCTATGGATTTTGCTACTCAGTATGCGAAAGAACGTATCCAGTTCGATGTGCCCATTATCCAACATCAAGCCATTCAGTGGATGATTGCTGATAATTACACAAGACTTGAAGCCGCTCGACTTCTCTTGCTCCAGGCTGCTTACCTTAAAGATCAAAAGCGTCCCTTTATGAAAGAGGCTTCCATGGCAAAGCTTTTCGCTACCGAAGCTGCCAACAAAGCCTGTTACGATGCTATGCAAATCTTGGGTGGATACGGCTATACCAAGGATTTCCCCATTGAGCGATTCTATCGCGATGTGCGAGTTACGACGATTTATGAAGGAACAAGCGAAATCCAGCGAATGATTATTGCTCGCCACTA of the Thermodesulforhabdaceae bacterium genome contains:
- a CDS encoding acyl-CoA dehydrogenase family protein gives rise to the protein MNFDLTEEQKIIQETAARFAKQELEPVAAKLDATKDREILRANLKKLAELGFNGLAVDPQYGGTGAGAVAFSLVMTELGKACAATAVTTSVTNMVAEVIQAVGTEDQKTKYIPPLCDGTFYAGSFGLTEPNAGSDPAAMRTTAVLDGDHWVLNGRKIFISSAEYAGLFVVWAVTDKSAPKGKGISAFLVEPDFPGFSVGKDELKMGQVGSSTNELILEDCRVPKENLLGGLNQGFRIAVTELGGGRIGIGSMALGIGLAAMDFATQYAKERIQFDVPIIQHQAIQWMIADNYTRLEAARLLLLQAAYLKDQKRPFMKEASMAKLFATEAANKACYDAMQILGGYGYTKDFPIERFYRDVRVTTIYEGTSEIQRMIIARHYMGGKPEKK